The following coding sequences lie in one Fusarium poae strain DAOMC 252244 chromosome 1, whole genome shotgun sequence genomic window:
- a CDS encoding hypothetical protein (TransMembrane:12 (i67-87o99-117i129-149o155-177i189-206o218-238i357-381o401-420i441-460o472-496i508-529o541-558i)): protein MAVPSTRDLDEVLPGTRRLFADERASLASSDTSIEKHGDVILVPPPTKSPNDPLNWSLARKIWHSFLVCYIVTLTAATSNVAGAASVGVNEKYGISYDVFNTGAGVLFVAIGYWTLLSSPATHLYGRRVLYLVGTVWGLIGNIWFGHLTNTSDTVWSQLFVGASESVAEAVVQLSLLDIWFEHQNGTSLGMYTLATTVGTYVGPLIGGHLAENIGWRWIGHMGAIASGFTLLLFYFGLEETAFERGRYIDLDRVEERVAVHGNVDGVTEPTPIHQGDHVVTKDATEKGLSPHIDEEAAITRDASGRRREEVERNRLSDSFARKKSYWQRIALITPASNLRGLGLVQYVHRLWHTMRVFTFPAVWFAGLQWGMQNIALSFYLTVEEDYWVNEPYNYSDSAVANMNIPTLIGSIIGCFYGGYCSDKFILWMAKRNNGIMEAEYRLYLMVLCVVIFPLGMWLFGIGSAQHWDWPIPYVALGFIGFGYGCAGDLSITYLADSYPDMVLEGMVGVAVINNSIATIFTFVCSYWIDTGLQNCFIELGVLSFVIIMTSLPMAVWGKTSRRWTLERYANFLRIRDGMDV, encoded by the coding sequence ATGGCCGTTCCGTCTACTCGCGATCTCGATGAAGTCCTCCCGGGCACAAGACGTCTGTTCGCCGACGAAAGGGCAAGCCTCGCCTCAAGTGATACCAGTATCGAAAAGCATGGCGATGTCATCCTCGTCCCTCCTCCGACAAAGTCTCCCAACGATCCGCTAAACTGGAGTCTTGCGCGCAAGATTTGGCACTCGTTTCTGGTGTGTTACATTGTCACTTTGACTGCTGCTACGTCCAATGTTGCCGGCGCCGCTAGTGTGGGTGTCAACGAGAAGTACGGTATCAGTTACGATGTATTCAACACTGGCGCAGGTGTGCTCTTTGTGGCGATTGGATACTGGACTCTTCTGAGTTCGCCGGCTACTCATCTTTACGGACGACGTGTTCTATACTTGGTAGGAACGGTATGGGGTCTTATCGGAAACATCTGGTTCGGTCACTTGACCAACACTTCCGACACGGTCTGGTCTCAGCTCTTTGTCGGGGCTTCTGAGTCTGTCGCAGAGGCCGTTGTTCAGCTTTCCCTGCTGGATATCTGGTTCGAGCACCAAAATGGCACATCGCTGGGTATGTATACCCTTGCGACGACAGTCGGCACCTATGTTGGGCCTCTGATCGGTGGCCACTTGGCTGAGAACATTGGCTGGCGCTGGATTGGCCACATGGGTGCTATTGCTTCGGGCTTCACTCTGCTTCTCTTCTACTTTGGTCTCGAGGAAACTGCTTTCGAGCGCGGTCGCTACATAGATCTTGACCGAGTCGAAGAGCGAGTCGCCGTCCATGGTAACGTTGACGGTGTCACTGAGCCCACCCCAATCCACCAGGGCGATCACGTCGTCACGAAGGATGCGACGGAGAAGGGACTATCTCCACATATAGATGAGGAGGCTGCAATTACACGGGATGCTTCTGGGCGACGCCGTGAAGAGGTTGAGCGCAACAGACTGTCGGATTCATTCGCGCGCAAGAAGTCGTACTGGCAGCGCATTGCCCTCATCACACCGGCGTCCAACTTGCGCGGACTGGGCTTGGTGCAGTATGTCCATCGCCTATGGCATACCATGCGCGTCTTTACCTTTCCCGCTGTTTGGTTCGCAGGTCTGCAGTGGGGAATGCAAAACATCGCGCTGTCGTTCTACCTCACGGTTGAGGAGGATTACTGGGTGAATGAGCCCTACAACTACAGCGACTCTGCCGTTGCCAACATGAACATTCCGACTCTGATCGGAAGTATCATTGGCTGTTTCTACGGCGGATACTGCAGCGACAAGTTCATTCTCTGGATGGCGAAGCGCAACAATGGCATCATGGAGGCCGAGTACCGTCTCTATCTCATGGTTCTCTGCGTTGTCATCTTTCCCTTGGGTATGTGGCTATTCGGCATTGGGTCAGCTCAGCATTGGGACTGGCCCATTCCGTATGTTGCTCTTGGCTTCATTGGCTTTGGCTACGGCTGTGCTGGCGATCTCAGCATCACATACCTTGCCGACAGTTACCCGGACATGGTCCTCGAGGGCATGGTAGGCGTGGCTGTTATCAACAACAGCATCGCTACCATCTTCACATTTGTGTGTAGTTACTGGATTGATACAGGTCTGCAGAACTGCTTCATTGAGCTTGGTGTTTTAAGCTTTGTTATCATCATGACTTCTCTTCCTATGGCAGTCTGGGGTAAGACGTCCCGTCGTTGGACTTTAGAGCGATATGCCAACTTTTTGCGCATCCGTGATGGCATGGATGTCTAG